TGTACCTCCTCCACCATGAAGAAATCGAATCGCTGGCTAAGAATATTCCAGGTGTCAAACGCATTCGTTTCTTCATGACCTTTGGTCAGTCTTACTTGACCCACATGAAATGCTTGGAAAATGTTGGCCTCTTGCGTACGGATCCAATCAACTTTAATGGACAAGAAGTAGTGCCTATCCAATTCCTCAAAGCATTATTGCCAGACCCAGCTAGCCTAGGTCCACGTACTGTTGGGAAAACCAATATTGGTTGTATTTTCACTGGTGTCAAAGACGGTGTAGAGAAAACTATCTACATTTACAATGTTTGTGACCACCAGGAATGTTACAAGGAAGTTGGTTCACAGGCTATTTCTTACACAACTGGCGTACCAGCTATGATTGGAACCAAGCTTGTCATGGATGGAACCTGGAAGAAACCAGGCGTTTACAACTTGGAGGAATTGGATCCAGATCCATTTATGGACCTGCTCAACCAGTATGGTCTACCTTGGCAGGTAGTAGAAAATCCAGTTTTGGTGGACTAGATGAGAATCGATCAAGTCCCAACGCCAGCCTATGTCATTGATGAAGCCAAGCTGGTCAACAATTTAAAAATTCTCAAGTCTGTCCAAGACCGTACAGGCTGTAAGGTACTTTTGGCCCAAAAAGCCTTTTCCATGTATGCCACCTATCCACTAATTAGTCAATACCTTGCTGGAACCACCGCATCAGGTCTCTATGAAGCCAAGCTGGGTCGTGAGGAATTTGGGGGTGAAGTCCATGTCTTTGCTCCAGCCTTCAAGGATGCGGATTTGGAGGAGATTTTGGAAATTGCAGACCATATCGTCTTTAACTCAGAGCGCCAACTCCGCAAGCACGTTGACAAATGCCGAGCAGCTGGAGTTAGTGTCGGCCTGCGGATCAATCCAGAATGTTCCACCCAAGGTGAACATGCACTCTATGACCCTTGTGCAACAGGCTCTCGTTTTGGTGTCCGTATCAGTCAGTTTTCAGAAGACCTGCTAGACTTGGTGGATGGCCTGCATTTCCATACTCTCTGCGAGCAAAATTCCGATGATTTGAAAACCACCTTGGAGTCTGTTGAGGATAAATTCGGCCCTTATCTACACCGTATTAAATGGCTCAATATGGGTGGTGGTCATCATGTGACCAGAGAAGATTATGATGTTGAATTGCTGATTTCCTCAATTCAACACATGCAGGAAACTTATGGGCTGGAAGTCTACATCGAGCCAGGAGAAGCTATTGCTCTCAATGCAGGCTATTTGGTGACAGAAGTTTTAGATATTGTCGAAAATGGTATTGAAACACTAGTATTAGACGCATCAGCTACCTGTCACATGCCAGATGTCTTGGAAATGCCCTATCGCCCACCGCTTCGGCATGGCTTTGAGGCTGGTGAAAAGGCCTATACTTACCGACTGTCTTCCAATACCTGTCTGACGGGCGACATCATCGGCGATTATTCCTTTGAAAAGCCTGTGGAGATTGGTGACAAACTCTATTTTGAGGACATGGCCATCTATTCTTTCGTTAAAAATAATACCTTTAACGGCATTGGTCTGCCTAGTCTGGCCCTCATGGACAAGTCTGGTAACTGCCGTATTATCAAGGAATTTGGCTATGAAGATTTCAAGGGGAGGTTGTCATGATAGAAAGTCCCAAAGCAGCGGGTTACCGCATGCCTGCTGAGTATGAGCCCCATCATGGAACCCTAATGGTGTGGCCGACTCGCCCAGGATCCTGGCCCTTTGATGGTCAGGGGGCAAAAAAAGCCTTTAGCCAGGTCATTAAAACCATTGCTGAAAGCGAGCAGGTCTATCTTTTGGTGGACGAGGTACATCGTGAGGAGGCCCAATCCATGCTGGGTGATGGTGTTACCTATCTGGACATCCCCACCAACGACGCTTGGGCGCGTGATACAGGTCCGACGGTTTTGGTCAATGAAAATGGCAGAGCTTTGTCTGTTGATTGGGCCTTTAACGCTTGGGGCGGAAGCTATGATGGTCTTTATCAGGACTACGAAGCAGATGATCAGGTGGCTAGTCGATTTAGTCAGGCCATCGGTCTGCCAGTCCATGATGCCCATCCCTATGTCCTAGAAGGTGGAGCCATTCATAGTGACGGTGAAGGAACCATCTTGGTGACCGAATCCTGTTTGCTCAGCCCAGGCCGCAATCCCCATTTGACCAAGGACCGGATTGAGCAAGTACTTCTAGATAGTCTAGGTGCTGAAAAGGTTCTCTGGCTGCCTTATGGTATCTTCAATGATGAAACCAATGAACACGTGGACAATGTTGCAGTCTTTGTTGGTCCAGCTGAGATAGTTTTAGCCTGGACAGATGATGAGGCAGACCCCCAATATGCCATGTCCAAGGCTGATTTGGACTACTTGGAAGAACAAGTAGATGCTAAGGGCAGAAAGTTGATCGTCCACAAACTGCCAATTCCCAAAAATCCCATTCTGGTGACAGAAGAGGATTTGCCAGGCTATGTTTATGAAGCGGGGGAAGAAGAACGAACAGCAGGTGAACGCTTGGCGGCTTCCTATGTAAATTATTACGTCAGCAACGGTGCTGTCTTGGTGCCGCAGTTTGATGATAAGCATGATGCGCAGGCACTTGAGCTTCTAGCGCAGCTTTTTCCGACAAGGAAAGTCGTCGGCATACCAGCCCGCGACATCCTGCTTGGGGGTGGGAATATTCACTGTATCACCCAGCAGATTCCCCGATTTAGAAAGGAAAGCGAATGAGAAATGTTACTGTTGCTGCTGTCCAGATGCACTGTAGTCAGGACCTTTGGGAAAATCTGGCGACCGCAGAGCGTTTGGTCAGACAGGCTGCTAATCAGGGAGCGCAGATTATCCTCCTACCCGAACTTTTTGAGCGTCCTTATTTTTGTCAAGAACGCCAGTATGACTATTACAACTTTGCCAAGTCTGTAGAGGAAAACGATGCTGTTCAGCACTTTATACCTATCGCCAAAGAATTACAGGTCGTTTTGCCTATTTCCTTCTATGAAAAAGATGGTAATAGCTTGTATAATTCAATTGCTGTTATTGATGCAGATGGTAGTGTATTGGGAGTTTACCGCAAGACCCATATTCCTGACGATCATTATTACCAGGAGAAGTTTTACTTCACACCTGGAAATACTGGATTCAAGGTCTGGGAGACTCGTTATGCCAAGATTGGGATTGGCATCTGTTGGGACCAATGGTTTCCAGAAACAGCTCGCTGCCTAGCTTTGAATGGGGCGGAATTACTCTTTTATCCAACAGCCATCGGTTCGGAGCCCATTCTGGATACGGATAGCCAAGGTCATTGGCAGCGGACCATGCAGGGCCATGCTGCGGCCAATATCACCCCGGTCATTGCGGCCAATAGGATTGGCTTGGAAGAAGTACAACCTTCTGCAGAAAATGGAGGACAGTCTTCTAGCCTGCGTTTTTATGGTTCGTCCTTTATGACAGATGAAACAGGTGAATTGATTGAACAAGCGGGACGAGAGGAAGAAGTTGTCTTGCTTGCCACTTATGATTTGGACAAGGGTGCGCGTGAGCGCTTGGACTGGGGACTTTTCAGAGATCGTAGACCGCACATGTACAGCCGCATAACAGAATAACCATCAACTTAGTTTCCTTTGGGGGGCTAAGTTTTTTCTTGCCCATATATAGTTTACACAAGGATAGTATTTATATAATATTGATATATAAATGAAAGAATATCTAATCAGGAGGTCGTCATGTTTTGTTTGGAACTAAGATTATTTTTAAAGCGCAGACTGCCTTTTGTTCTGGGGATTTTCTTCTTGTTTTATTGTTTGTTCTCCCCGGTTTACGCCTCTTATCAATTCAGTCAAGCCAAACAATCTTTCTTGGATTACCAACTCTTTCGTCGTGACCTGATGCAAATCTTGGAAAAGATTGTTGAAACTAATTTTCAGCAGGGGAATCTCAGCCAGGAGGACTATGACTTTGAAAGAGATTTTCTGGAGCGGACCACTTCAGAGATTGATGCAGAAATCCAGGCGATTGAGCAGGAATCATGATCGGTCTAGACATCTTGCTTGGGGCTAGCTTTTTTCTCCATCCCTGGAATCCCATGACTTATTGGCAGGTTGTTCGGGTGGTGACGGGCAGTCTCTTTTTACAAAACAATTTGGCAGACGTTAACCTGCCACAAGGTCTCATCTGCCTGGGAATTTCTTCTGTCTTAGTGACAGGATATCATGTCTATAGCCTGCTATCATCACAGGAGGTTTAGTATGCGCTTGAAAATAGAAAATCCTAGTAAATCCTATAAAGGCAAACAGGTTTTAAATCATCTGAATTTAGAAATAGAACAACCTGGAATCTGGGCCTTGATTGGTCCCAATGGTTCGGGTAAGACAACCTTGCTGGACTGTATTGCCCACCTCCAGGCGCCTGAACAAGGATCTATTGAGGTGCTGTGGCTGAAGCCGGGGCACCAAGGTTATTACCGGTCTTTTTCCTACTTGCAGGATAACTGTGTCCTGTATCCAGAACTGACTGGCTGGGACCATCTTAAGCTAGGCCAGCAAGTCTAGAAATTGCCAAACGAGCGGATAGAACAAGTGATTGAGGAGATAGGCATCTCCGTTTATGTAAAAGCGCCTGTCAAGACCTATTCCTTAGGTATGAAACAACATTTACTCTTGGCGATTACAATCATGAACTACCCCAAGCTCCTGTTGCTGGATGAGCCTTTGAATGGTCTGGATCCGACAAGTTACATTGAAACTAGGCATCTCCTCAAAAAGATGGCAGAAGGGGGCACTACGATTATCATTTCTTCTCATCAGCTCAAGGAAGTGGACCA
The sequence above is a segment of the Streptococcus suis genome. Coding sequences within it:
- the nspC gene encoding carboxynorspermidine decarboxylase, producing MRIDQVPTPAYVIDEAKLVNNLKILKSVQDRTGCKVLLAQKAFSMYATYPLISQYLAGTTASGLYEAKLGREEFGGEVHVFAPAFKDADLEEILEIADHIVFNSERQLRKHVDKCRAAGVSVGLRINPECSTQGEHALYDPCATGSRFGVRISQFSEDLLDLVDGLHFHTLCEQNSDDLKTTLESVEDKFGPYLHRIKWLNMGGGHHVTREDYDVELLISSIQHMQETYGLEVYIEPGEAIALNAGYLVTEVLDIVENGIETLVLDASATCHMPDVLEMPYRPPLRHGFEAGEKAYTYRLSSNTCLTGDIIGDYSFEKPVEIGDKLYFEDMAIYSFVKNNTFNGIGLPSLALMDKSGNCRIIKEFGYEDFKGRLS
- the aguA gene encoding agmatine deiminase; this encodes MIESPKAAGYRMPAEYEPHHGTLMVWPTRPGSWPFDGQGAKKAFSQVIKTIAESEQVYLLVDEVHREEAQSMLGDGVTYLDIPTNDAWARDTGPTVLVNENGRALSVDWAFNAWGGSYDGLYQDYEADDQVASRFSQAIGLPVHDAHPYVLEGGAIHSDGEGTILVTESCLLSPGRNPHLTKDRIEQVLLDSLGAEKVLWLPYGIFNDETNEHVDNVAVFVGPAEIVLAWTDDEADPQYAMSKADLDYLEEQVDAKGRKLIVHKLPIPKNPILVTEEDLPGYVYEAGEEERTAGERLAASYVNYYVSNGAVLVPQFDDKHDAQALELLAQLFPTRKVVGIPARDILLGGGNIHCITQQIPRFRKESE
- the aguB gene encoding N-carbamoylputrescine amidase, with amino-acid sequence MRNVTVAAVQMHCSQDLWENLATAERLVRQAANQGAQIILLPELFERPYFCQERQYDYYNFAKSVEENDAVQHFIPIAKELQVVLPISFYEKDGNSLYNSIAVIDADGSVLGVYRKTHIPDDHYYQEKFYFTPGNTGFKVWETRYAKIGIGICWDQWFPETARCLALNGAELLFYPTAIGSEPILDTDSQGHWQRTMQGHAAANITPVIAANRIGLEEVQPSAENGGQSSSLRFYGSSFMTDETGELIEQAGREEEVVLLATYDLDKGARERLDWGLFRDRRPHMYSRITE